One Triticum dicoccoides isolate Atlit2015 ecotype Zavitan chromosome 3B, WEW_v2.0, whole genome shotgun sequence genomic window, actccgtcactagcaatcacctcaacttcatttgcttggctagttggtggttggctagaagcattgggggcatacaactcaacctcatttgcttggctagttggtggttggctagaagcattgggggcataaaactcaacctcatttgctttGATAGTTGGTACACGGGGACGTGGTGGGGGATAAATATTGGGGGCATCAACCACAACCCTATGCTCAACAAGTGGCACCATTGTCCTCTCGCTCATGTCATCCATTGGGGAAGAGACATGCCGGTTCAAATCAAAGGTAAACCGAGGAGATTCAACCTTGGTggcaaacaattcaagtgacttatcttccgattgggatactttttccttgtatacatcccaatgcaaatccgaggtgataggcatacttttcaagcgagatttggctccaactccaacatcataccttcctattaacttaacatcaacattggtgtccatccacttcaagacttgtctcacttttgcaacaacatcctcatagctagggcttgtatcaaaaaccaatggttcctcacccgtgtcggcattgttactcaagaatgcctccttgtcaatgtaatgaacattaacaagtctctccatctaaaataacatgaatgcatttaagacttcaatgagaattggtgtttatccaaatacatcttattatatccaaatcatatcaacactaaattattggtgatgtccacaaaagtatcactaattaacacactaagcaaagttaaccctaatcactaactaaccctaacccccaatctttctactcaacaaacatatattcctactacacaccatgcatagcactatattatcaaagttaaccaagccattcacactaacataagggggagaaaacatgaactagggttccaccAACATGTATAAAATACAACCAAAATAACAAGActtaacaaaaaataattggatgatTTGAGGGAGATTACCACAAGCAACAAAGTGATGGAAAGATCCACCNNNNNNNNNNTAATCACTAACTAACCCTAACCCCCAATCTTTCTACTCAACAAACATATATTCCTACTACACACCATGCATAGCACTATATTATCAAAGTTAACCAAGCCATTCACACTAACATAAGGGGGagaaaacatgaactagggttccaccaacatgtataaaatgcaaccaaaataacaagacttaacaaaaaataattggatgatTTGGGAGAGATTAACAAGAGCAACAAAGTGATGGAAAGATCCACCTAAGGGATGTACCTTTTGGAGAGGATTTGAGGGGGGAGCTTGAGGGGTGAGAGAGAGTGGGGAGGCAGCAGCTCTTCTTCAAGCTCGGGCTGGATTGGGGAAAGTGTGTGGGGTGGGACCCACACACTCTCCCGGTGGGGTTATCCACTtaccggggccagacgccagggtccctggcgtctggcccctttgccacgtcagcaggtcaacgggcaggcgggcagtgcgggccaggggccagacgccagggaccctggcgtctgcttcgtaacccagacgccagggaccttggcgtcatCAAAAAAGgtcagaaatgaaaaaaaaattgaaccgaggtcaaatcgggatttagTTCGCCTTANNNNNNNNNNNNNNNNNNNNNNNNNNNNNNNNNNNNNNNNNNNNNNNNNNNNNNNNNNNNNNNNNNNNNNNNNccctttgccacgtcagcaggtcaacgggcaggcgggcagtgcgggccaggggccagacgccagggaccctggcgtctgcttcgtaacccagacgccagggaccttggcgtcaccAAAAAAGGTCAGAAACGAAATTTTTTCCGaaacgaggtcaaatcgggatttagtttgacttaagggtcagaacagtaattttgtccgGTTTTTTGCACTCGAAAAGGCCTGTGACCAAGGACGACCTATCCCGGTCAGGCAGGGTGGCCGGCCAATGGCCAAAGCCCTGCACGCCATAGCATCCAAGAGAGCGTGCACGGTGCAGTGCAGGACCATGGGAGGCACACAATTGGGCACCGGAGCAAAAGCAGAGCGCGGCCTTGGTTCTTTTCCACCATGAGTGCAATACGCGATGCCGTGGCAAGTCAATGGAACAGTCCGGTGCAATCGGCGCCTGTGCAATTGGCGCACCGAACCAACGGCATCATCCATCCATATTGGGCCACGCACgattgctgccgctgccgctgcctgcTGCCTGCTGCCGCTCTGGGGGTACTGCTGCCGAGTGGTTGGGCCCGTTTTCAGAGGGTTTTGGCTGTTTGGCTCCGAGCCTCAGACCTTCTATGGAGAATTTAGCAGCGCATGGGCAAAGATACAAAGTCCGTCGAGACCCGTGAGCTGAGTGAGCTGGTATTTTCCCTTCTCCATCTATCTGAGATCAACTTCAAGGGAAGCGCGTCAAGTCTGAATCTCATTTGATGCTCATGACAAAAAATGAGCCAACCTTTTTAGCGTAGCTCCGATACATGTTAGCTCCAACAAAGCTcaaattctactccctccgtctcaaaataagtgtcttaagctTAGTACAAATTTTGATGCTCATAGActtctttttttaaaaaaactctTCGCAAAAATGAATACTCTCCTGGCATGGTGTCTCCCTGGTGCGCTTCGCGCCCGCAATTGTCCAGGTGCTGGCCTCGTTTTAAAACTTGGCGAAGGCGATTCTCGGCTGAGTAGATTTGTTGCGTGCCCTAGGCCCTAGCATGTTGATCCACCAGTCTTTGATGGAGGCCTCCACTGCCCGCTCATTGGGAGATGTCAAGCTTTCTAAGCTTAACCACTCCCAACATTTAGCCTTAACGTGAAGCACGGCATTTGAAAAAAAGGATGACCCATCAATTCTTGCTCCGTTTAACACAAACGAACAAAGCCCAAATTGAGCAATTTTAGCGTGAAGCTCTCATTTAATGAACTAGGTACCATGTCCACTCTGCACCTAGATTGCAAGCTCAACTTCAGCCGACACTCAGAACCCTAATGCAAAAGGCCTTATCCTCGTAATACCTATGAAAACGCCCAAGTAAAATTTAACATGGACAAAACCTGACAAAAAGTAGTTCATGAGTCGAGGTTTTGATTTGCATTCACAGGGTTACAAAAATCCAACATAATCTGGTTTCTCGAAAGAGTAAGCTAAAAATCCAACAAAATCCTCACCTGGTTAGCTGTACGAAGCTGAAGAAGCAAACAGGGAACAAACAAATCACATGATCCGCAATTAAGTCACAGACCATCACAAGCATGAAACCAGAAAACAATCTAATGAACCGGGCAACAATGTAGATTGTACAACCAAAGCCAGAGATCTGCATATACTGGCAACAGAGCACACAATAGattcacatgaatacaacatcttgCTGCTTACAACAAGGATTACAATAGTCCATTTCAAGGAATTGAAAATAGCAGAGGTAAGCTAGCCTAGCTAACGCGATCCATACCTAGAATGCAAACTCAATGGGCACCCAGAAAATAGAAAATTCCTTCAAAATGGCAGATAAGATGCTAACAAAAATATGTACAAACAACGTATCAGAAAGGCGAGGCAGAAGTCCCTCTCAACTTTTGGCTAAGAACACATCAAGATGACTCATCCTACTACGCCCTGCCAGAGACCGTGAAGAATCATCGCGATTGATCCTTCTGTAGCTGTATTTACCACAAGATGAACTTTGTTCTCCAGAAGACGACAAATGCAGCTGCAACATTGTAATCATGCCAACAGCAAGCACTGCACTGTTCCCTAGAAAACCACCAATATTTTTCATATTGAAACTGTTCCTGACAACATCAAGACTAGAAGAAACCATCCACCCTAAGAAATCTGAACCATCTCCCGTCTCCTTGGTACTGTTAGCGCCAGAATGAGTTCTTGATTTCTCAGGCTTGTTTACTGACAGAAAAGACCAGAAATCATGGTAGACATTGTGGACGAAATCCAACGCCTCATCTATGACTTTGTGATTATTCCCATGGTGCTCTTTTAATCTTATGGTAAGCATGATGTGACTTTGTTGCAGCCTTGCTAATGCAATATCTCGTTCTGCTTGTTGCTGTGAACAAACAGCCTGCAAGAACATTGAGTATAATATATAAGTACACAGTGCAGACATGAAATTCAAGCATTAATCATGGTACTTCACGGATGCCTGAACATAAAGAGAATCTAGAGATTTGAGTTTCCAACTTATTAAATTCATCCGTTCAGTGTCTTTTTTAACTCGCCCAAACGTTCAGTTGTTGACTAACTTGGTGCTTTCCCTTTTGATAAAAGAACGCTACCTAGTACTTAGGTTCATTTCTGCAAAAGCTTGACAAATTAGTATAGGTTTTTTAGTTGTTTACTTGGTCCACTTCAGGATAATCAACCAGGAACTTGCATCCGTTGCAAGTCAGACACTCCATGAATATACATCACTGCATGCATTATGAAATTCCACAGCCAGCTTGGGAGCACTCAGGTTTCTGAAATAAGTAAAACAACCTATGCACAACTAAAAAATATCATCATTTCGGAGGGGAGACTTCTGAACTCTTATCTATGGGTGATAGATGTGCCCAATTGTAATCTAGCGGTCTATTCACATTTGTGGAACTACAACATGCAGAAACACACTACAATATTGCCCTGCTGAGAGGCAATAACATACCCTATCACAAAGATATTGCCTTAGTTAATCATGGTGCAAACAAGAATATTCTAATTTAAGTTAAATCACGGTGCAGACAAGCGCATCTTATTTAACAAGGATATAAATGTCCATGTCGACGGTGCAGCGGCAGACACAAATATAACcattggaaacacaaatcttctaaaCAACCAGTTCAGTGTGGTAAGAACACCGGCACCTATGTTCAACAGAAAACAAGGTTATCCAGTTCTGAGTCTGGAAAACCAAAACGAGACACATAATTTTCACAGATACTTACCATATTTATCAAAATGCAAGTCATTCTTAATCGAATGGGACACTTTCCTTCTAACAGAATAACAGTGCTCCTGCTCTTTCGAGGTTGATTGGAAAACATATTGTCAAAACTATTAATTCGAGATGAGTTTAACCTTCAGAGAAATCCTTGCTGATTAAAGACCTATCGTCAACCGGTGCAAACATCGACATGGCCAAATCATCCCAAGGCATACTAGCGATGTCTGAAAGAACTATCTGCAGATTTAGTTCAGGGTGATTTCCCTCTTCCAAAACCAGCATGGACACTACGAGATTAGTATATTCAGACCAATCACTTCAGATTGTAAATCATACCCCAAATTCCGACCATGCTTTCAAGCTTCAATAGCCGGTCGGTTGAATTTACCAACATTTCTACCCACAGCCAGCCTCTCCACAGTTTACAGAAACATCCTACCAACCAAACTAACCACTTCGGCACTCGGTTCAAACCAATCAACATATAGCGAAGGCGACGCGCGGAACACAGTACAGATCAAACCACGCGAACAAGAGTGAGGGTCTGAGCAGGGGATAAGGAGAGGGGTTTGAGAGGCTCACGAGAAAGCACTCGAATTGGTCCTCGAGGTCCTCGAGCGCGGCGCGGATAGCGTGGAGGCTCCTGGCCTCCTCGGCCACCGCATTCAGGTCGGCCGCCTCGTCGCCGTCCGCGGGGACCCCCTTGATGTGGACGACGCCCGCGGGCTTGCCCCCGGCGCGGCGGCGCACGGTGCGCAGGAAATGGGCGCGCGAGAGGGCGTGTATGGCGTCGCTGACCTTGTCGTGGAGGTCCCAGATGGTCTCCAGCACGGCCTCCGCCTCCTCGGGCTCCAtccgaaaccctagcgccgccccggAAAATTCCAGACGGCGCTGGCCGCTTTGCTTGGGTTGTTGCGGGGTTTCCGAACTGCTTGGAGGGAGGAGAGAGGTAGGTAGAATTTTGCTGAgcaatgatgatgatgctgacagtGACAAGACATGGGCCATCGGTCGTCTGCAACATTCATAACGGGCCTCTTAAATTCTGGGCCTCATTTTCTACTTGGATCTGGGCTCTAGCGGGTCGGGCTTCGGAAAGGGGAAAACTCGAGAGCTTTCCAAATCCTTCCTTCTATGCCATCAGCGGCCGCCGGAGCGCCGCTGGTTTTCTTTCTTCTCGCCCAAGCCGCCGCCGACACACCAAACCGGCAGCTGCTTGGTCGCCGGGGCCGACCCTAGAATAAATTACGAAGCAGCGCCACGGTCTCCAGGTAGTAGCAGCTCCCCTCGAGCCACATCTCTCCCGCGTGCTGTTGGTTCGGTGGATTGGATCGGCATGGAGAAGGAAGCGACGACGCCGCGGCCGGTGTGCGCGCAGGAGGCGCTCGCGCTGCTCAACTGCGCCGCCGAGAACCCCTACGACCGCGACAAGTGCCTCGCCCTCCTCGACGCGCTCCGGGAGTGCATCGCCCAAAAGGTAATTATAGGCTCAAGCGCCGCCTTGCGTTTGGTGGACCCTTTGCTCATTCTTGCCGATACAACTATAGATTTGTGATCCTGTACTGAAGGTCTTACATCTTAATAATTCCTTGGAAGGAAGATATCACCCACCACTGAGTAATCTTATCTTTGTGCCTACCTGTTTTTTGGATGGACAATTGTGGGACTCCATAGCTCTCAAACATGTGTATCTCACATCATGTGCTTCCGTGTAATTTCCAGCAAAATGAGCACCATGTCACATGATTCCTTGTCCAGTTGGAACAATCCTGCATGCTAAAGGAATACATACTTTTGTTGGTTGCAGAGATATCAACTTGCCGATCAAAGCCTGGTTAAGTGTGAGAAGTTAGAAACGCTTAGTTAAATCACTTGTTTGTACTCGGAGTTACAAGGCTGAAACTACTTGTCTGTACCACTTAGCTAGTAGTACCAATTTATTAGTACCCGAGGTAATTCCCCTTTGAAAATCAAAGTGGAAATACCAAAGTCTTTTAATAGTTTGTCTCCTTTGAGGATTGTGTGATATTCGGTACCGCTAGTTAAATGACGCCATATTATTGGAGAGCAACTTGTCTAAAATATGTTTGTCAGGTGGATATGTGTTATCTAAACTAGCAGAATGACTACTCCAAAAAGTtatgaacaacaacaacaaagcctttagtcccgaaCAAGTTGGGGTTGGCTAGAGCCGAAACTCATAACTctttcttttgggtttcatctccataagagtggctgagttttgacgttggctcgccaagcctatcacaaccctcctcctttacccgggcttgggactggCTATGTCGAGAAAACATAGGCGGAGTTCCAAAAAGTTATCAAAACATGCAAAATAAATTGACAACACAAGATGCACCTATTATGTCATGACATTTTTAAATCAGAAGTCGATCTATACATTGAGAGAAAAAAAACAATGATGCAATCAATGGTAGCTGAACAACCGGAACCGAATCCTCTGCAAACCTTTAACGCCTCCTGTTTTTCTCGCCTCTCAGCTCCTCTTGTCCACTTTCTTGGTCCCACAGTTAGTCTAACCCTAGGTCGCCATTCTCTTTAAAAAAACTAGGTAGGTGTCATTCACAACAACAAAAATCAGTTTCAGTTTCTCAATGTATATATGACCGATTTTGATATGAAAATTGTCACATTATCCATCTGCCTACATTGTATGGAATGCACCTTTCGATTTTTCCCCCTGTGGCCATGAGAAGTTACTACATCACAATGTAGCTAGACTCTCTGCAGAAATTGGGTGCTAACAGAAATAATTACTACATCACGATCAGTTTGTTTCATAAAGAAGATGCAACTGGTCTTTGTGTGGATGTATTTTTGCTGTTATTATCCAACTAAATTTGTCTTTTCCTGTCTCATGTTCTCCTCCAGGCAAGTCATTGTGAAGTATATTTCTGTCTTATAAGATGTATTGTCTTGTTCAAATTTCTCTAAATCCCCCTCATTTTGTTGAAATGCAGAAAGTGAAGAAATTTTCGTTGGCTGAAGCAGGCTCCACCAGCACCACGGAAGCTCCAAAAAGCAAATAGAAGCCCGCAATATTTCAGTGCCACTTACATAACATGTTCTAGGCCAGTCATNNNNNNNNNNNNNNNNNNNNNNNNNNNNNNNNNNNNNNNNNNNNNNNNNNNNNNNNNNNNNNNNNNNNNNNNNNNNNNNNNNNNNNNNNNNNNNNNNNNNNNNNNNNNNNNNNNNNNNNNNNNNNNNNNNNNNNNNNNNNNNNNNNNNNNNNNNNNNNNNNNNNNNNNNNNNNNNNNNNNNNNNNNNNNNNNNNNNNNNNNNNNNNNNNNNNNNNNNNNNNNNNNNNNNNNNNNNNNNNNNNNNNNNTCGAGTTGTCGACTGGAGATTATATGTAATTTTTACGCAGTTTGAGCAGACAAGGATGAATGTACTTTCGCTAGATTTGCTGCTGCCGTTCCTATCCAGTTTCATGATCGCAGGTGTCTGAAATAGTCGCATGAACAGTTGCCACCTCTTCACAGATTTATGTTTGTAGTTGTTCTCTGCCGAATCGTCGATAGAAGGGGAACTTGATGGTTTCGAAGGTAATTTTTGTCCTGTTTAGCGAAGTTAgtagtacaaaattgagtcattTATTTGTCCTGTTTATGTGGATCTCTATGGCTGCTTCTCCCCTCGTGCTTCGGGCTTCTCACCCCATGTTGGGTCCAGTTCGACGCCCCAAGTGTTACCGGACTTCGAGGGGGTGGCCTCCGTCGAGGTAGTGTCTCCGGTGTTGCAGATCATGCCCGAGCTGCAGATGTTGAGTGGGGAACTTGTTTCACCTTTGTCGATGGAGCAACTCAAGTTGGACTCTCCCCAGGCTTCGGAGGTGGACTTGGTGTCCTCACCACCCCCCATGGAGCCTTGTCAGGCGTCAAACAGCCTACCTCTCGACGTCATGGAGAGCGGCGTTTTAGATGCTGTCGTCGTTCCCTCGTCTGTgaccatcgggcaggtgatgcctgTGAGTGGCATGACCACTGAGCCACTTGTGTTGGCACCTACCCCAAATTCAAATGCTCTCTTCGCGAAGGAACTTTGTGACTTGCTAGCCAGTGTTGAAGTTGCTAGACCTGGTTTAGGTAGGTCGATTGCTTGCCTCCTAAGAGGGACGCCAATAAGGGACAAACAAAAGAAAGTGGGCAATCGCAAGAGTGGCGCCAAAGACAAGATGTCTTTGGCTGCTTGATTGGATTGTCATTTCTGGTTGGGAGGTGCCTCTGGGTTTGTGGATGTTGTGTATTCGGCGAGTGTGACAGACCGTCTGTGCGGTTGTGGGGTTTCATGTCGTGTGAGTAGTTCGTTTGTGCTCAGTTTGTATTGGTTTTCGCCCGGTTTCccgttaattaactgggcaattctcttcttcttaattaatcgatgaggtaaaacttttgcctccattttgaatttttttttaagacggagggagtatctgatCGCAAGGGCTGACTGGCATGTGCAATTTGGTGCGTTCATGGAGATAGCTTGGACTGCGTCGATGCTGATGTTTCTTGTCTTGGCTTACCTTTGTCTGTCTGGCAAGTATATTCTTTGAGCTCCGGCCGTGAAGCAAAGCCATGTTGTCCCTGGGCTTTATGTGATTCACACAGGTAGGAATATGAAAGAACGTAAGGTGTTGATGTTACTACACCAAATGACATTTGATTACACCACATGAGAATCGAATAGacaaatcatactccctccgtttttattttacactgcatattagatttgattaAAGTTTGATAAcgtttatagaaaacaatataaaTATTTATCATAACAAATGTCTATGACGTGAAAGTACATTCGACTTTACCATAACAAATGTCTATGACGTGAAAATACATTCAACAATGAATctgatggtattgatttgttattgtacgtATATGTtagtatttttgtttataaattttATCAAAATTTGTAAAGTTTGTTTTTATCAAAACTAATACACAGACTAGCTAAAAACGGATGGAGTACTCTATTACTCATCATggagtagggtgtgcgtgtgtggatTCATAGGAATGagtatatgcgcgtgtatatgagcgcttgtgtttgtAATGATGTTAAAAAAAAGGAAGTTTGACAAGGCTCGACGTCCATGCAGTTGAGCGCCATCCTTCTCGCAACAACGACGCAAGTCGGCAGCTCACGCGTAAGCACACACGTAGCTGCAAGCGAGCCACGTGGGCACGGCGCGGTAGCGGTGGTCGCTTCTTCATCTCTCTCGGGAGTAGTACGCTTCGAAAACGAGCCGTGTCGACGCGAACGAGCGTCCAccagaccaccaccacctcccctccTCTCCAGGATTCCTCCACGCCGCCGCGATTTGTGGTCGGCCCCTTAACTAGCGGCAacgatacacacacacacaatcaatccgtccgccgcctcctcctcctctccctctcctccctcgccaTGGCCACCGCGGAGCGAGCCCCGGAGcagctcgccccgccgccgccgcctcccgagcGCGCCATGGGGTTCGCGGAGCGGGCCGTCGCGGCGGCcggcgccgccgtcgtctccgccgTCCTCGTCAATCCCCTCGACGTCGCCAAGGTATGCGCCGCACCACGCACAAGCGTGCCAATTGGCCAATTGCCACGCCCCAGCCTCTCTTTCCGCGAGAACAAAACGAATCGTCCTCCGCGGGCGCGGGTCCCGCCATTTTCCAGCGCCGTCGCCAGGCTTCTTCTAGTCTAGGTGAACAGGGGTACAACGCGTGCTCTTGGCCAATTTTCCTGCTCAACAGAACACTTGCGCCACTTAATTGCAACGAGAGAGTAGAGAGTTTGTCGGCATGATCGCTGTATTGCTGCCAGGCGAATTGGCCGGGACATGTGACAAAATGCACATATAGACTTGGACCGCATGTGTTGATTCAAACCCTTACTTTTGTCTTGCAGACGAGACTACAGGCGCAAGCCGCTGGAGTTGTCTACAATCCGGTAAGCATCCCACTTCTGTCCCACACAGAGCCGTTTCACAATTGAATGTTCCTACCAATTTCTCTGGTCAACCAGAAATGAATTTGAAAGTTCACATTAACTCAGAAACAGAGAAGAATCAAAGCCATCAGTTAGACCATATCTGTCAATTGTAAGATTTATAGACCACATGCTGCTCTCCTTCTGTATACCACGAGTTAAGCCGTATAAGCCTGCTCAACAGAATACTTTTGTGGTTCTTTAAGGAGAACTATATGTATGTCGTAATCCGAGCATTTTTTTCCTTTTGGGTTGTGTGTCCCAGTCTATTCTCCATTAAAAAAACCTTAATATCTATGCACACATACTTTTTTGCAGATAAACCATCTGCAGCACCCAATTCTGATAATAGTTACATACTGGCAAGCAGATGTATTTCTGTCAGGGTGATTTGTGGTTTTATCCTTTTATTctgaaaaagtgtgtgtgtgtgtgtgtgtgtgtgtgtgtgtgtgtgtgtgtgtgtgtgtgtgtgtgtgtgtgtgtgtttgctaATTGTTTACACAACAGTATTGCTTGCTTGTTTATTTGTTTTTCTCTGAAATGCATTGCTCAGATATGGTCAGATTTTAGGTGCTACCCATGGTGTAACCCTGGTGGACTGAAGTTGAGTGGTTTAGGGCCATCCTGCAGTCCTGAATGCTTTCAGTACAGAGGAACAATGGATGTGTTCTCTAAGATCAGTAGACAGGTAAATGCACTTATGAGCATTCTTCTTCATTGTGCTTTcctgttttgggttgatcatcttcACTAACGATTTATGAGCTCCTGCAGGAAGGATTTTTTAGACTATGGAGAGGTACTGGTGCAAGTTTAGCGTTGGCGGTACCAACGGTATATCCTTTCAGCTCCATGGCTAGTAGTCTGTTTGTACTAATTAGCCTATTTCATACCTTAATATTAATATTACATGGAGCTTTCGTTGCCTTACATTTAATTTTCTCTACAATATTTTTCTTCCCATTATGTATCTTCAAGTACCATTTTGAAGGATTTTCTAGGGGTCTTATAATCAGGACAACTTTACCGTCCTCCTGTAGAGTCCAACATGATTTCTCTTGGTAAAGCATAAGAGAACTATAAAGGGAAGTAACAATGGTGTAATTTATTTTGACGGAAAAAGTATGGATCTTGCACATGCTTGCTCTTTAATAGTAAGTTGGATGGAATGCCCATTGTTTTCTCAAAAAGAGTTCGATCACACCTGTAGCAGTAATAATTGTCTAACAGTCTGAGGTATTTTTaaatgcaagtaggagcagaatttGTGGTGAGCATATATTAATGCTTGCTTGAGGATTGGTATCTGTGACACAATCTTTCTATAGATTGTTACTGATTTAGGATCTAATGTGTTTCTTGTGCCCTCTTGGATCTGCATTCAATTTGGGTCAAGGTCATGGGATGTTAgaattatacattttgatgtacttcACATTTG contains:
- the LOC119275499 gene encoding plastid division protein PDV1-like, which produces MEPEEAEAVLETIWDLHDKVSDAIHALSRAHFLRTVRRRAGGKPAGVVHIKGVPADGDEAADLNAVAEEARSLHAIRAALEDLEDQFECFLAVCSQQQAERDIALARLQQSHIMLTIRLKEHHGNNHKVIDEALDFVHNVYHDFWSFLSVNKPEKSRTHSGANSTKETGDGSDFLGWMVSSSLDVVRNSFNMKNIGGFLGNSAVLAVGMITMLQLHLSSSGEQSSSCGKYSYRRINRDDSSRSLAGRSRMSHLDVFLAKS
- the LOC119275500 gene encoding uncharacterized protein LOC119275500, which translates into the protein MEKEATTPRPVCAQEALALLNCAAENPYDRDKCLALLDALRECIAQKKVKKFSLAEAGSTSTTEAPKSK